The nucleotide sequence GATACGTTTAAAGTGAAGACATTTATGCTTAGTGACTACATGAGAGTTAAATTTAAAATAGATGATTTTTCATTTTTAAATCTTGAGGATAAGAAGGTAAATATTTTTACAATACAAGATGAAGATAAGAATATGCATGAATTTATAAAGTATGATGATGATACGATCTTATTTTATTATGATGATGATATTATGTATTCATTTAAAAGGATTAGTAACAAGATAGATAATGAGATTGAAGGATTTGTTAAGGAGAATTTTAAAAATAATATAATTATAAATGACAATAAGAATATAGAAGATGTTGGATTTTTAATATCATTTAGATCAGATAGGAAAGTTACGGATTATGCTATTCCTAAAAATATGTATGCTAGTGTATGGATATATCAAAAAAATGATGGGACATATGATTATTATATGTTTGATAATATAGTTTTACCTAAGGATGATAAAATACTAAATATTAGTGTTGAATCAAGTCAGAAGAATAATTTATATGAAAAAATATTAATTAGTGATTCATCCTCCGATAATTTATTTACTTTGGATGGAACTAATAATATGAATGAGGAATTTATAAATCAATTTATAGATATAACGTATGTAAATGAGAATTATATTGGTATAAACTATGATCAGAATATAGATTATTTAGGGAATATTAATATAGATAAATGTGCTATGTTATCTATTGATGATCCGACTATTGAGAGAAGACTTAAATTTTCAGATATATTTCAAAAGAGTGTGAAAATATTTTATGATAGTCACTATAAGTTTATAAACTTACTTAAAAAAGGTAGTTTTGAATTTTATGACACGGAACCCAGAGAGGATAGTTTTAGGCTTGAGAGGTATGGAGGAGATTGGTTTTTAAAAGGAAGAGTTAATACAAAATTACCAAGTGTCACACTTAAACCGCTTGATTTTGATATAGAAATATTACCTAATAAAAAACTTGTTAGTGAAAATAATATATCTGCAAATCTTGGACAAATAAAATTAAGAAACCCAGAGGCGAGGGATGCATTTATATCACCAAATAAAGATCTTATAGTTATTTTGACCTCTACAACTATGGGTGTTTATAAAATTGTTGGAGATAAGATAAGTAATAATGCAATATTAGAGCTTCCAATAGATGCAACTGATAATGTTATATTAAGTGAATGGTATACTGGAGATAAGGCAATAGAAGTAAATTCATTACTTGGAGAGTCAAAATTTAGGAGATAAAATAAATATCGGAGTGGTTTTAAATGATAGAATTAAATTTAAGAGGGAAGAACTGTCCTATTCCATTAGTTGAGATGAGGAAATTCATTAATAATAATAAAAATGTAGATTTTAAGATAATACTTAATAATGAGGCATCATTTACTAGCATTAAGAAATTTCTTGAAAATAATAAGATAAACTATTCATCTAATAAAACAGGTAGTGATTTTATATTTGAGGTTATTTTTGATGGAAATGAGAAATTATCTAAAAATAATTTTCAAATAAATAATTTTACAATACTTGTTATGAGTGAACTTTTTGGAAATGGAGAAAATGATTTTTCAAAGGCACTTATGAAATCCTATTTCTATGCATTAAGCGAGAGTATAACCCTTCCGAGTAATATCGTATTTATAAATTCGGGAGTTAAACTTCTTATAGATGAAAATATAATTAGAAATATAGATTTATTAAGAGAAAAGGGAGTAAGTATATATTATTGTGGAACTTGTATAGATTATTATGGAATTAAGGATAAGGTAAGAACTGAAGAAATAATAAATATGTATTTTATAGTTGATGTATTAAATAATAGTGATAATGTTATTAGAATATAAAAAAGTTTTAAGCAAGGATATTAATTTATCTTTGCTTAAATTGTTTTTTTAAGACATTTTTTGCATAGAATTAAGTTTGAGTTTGATATTTTTACAAAGTCATTAGTTTTTATTATATTTTCACATACATGACAAATTAAGTCATTGTTATTTGATTGTATATCACTTCTTTCTTGAGATATTCTTTTAGATTTAGATTTAGTATATATAACCTTATTTAAAGGAATAGATCTTTTTTTAATACTTATATCTATATCAAATATATGATTTTCGAAAAGAATTAGCTCAAATCTAGGGTTTTCTCTATCATAAAATTCTTCTATAAATAATTTTGTTATTTGAGAATCATTCAGTATTATACCGCTTTTTTCAATTCCATCACAAATACTCTTTGTTATGTTGTTTGTATCTGGATGTTTCTTTTCATATTTGTAAAAAACTTTAAGAATTGCTGTTAAAGACGTATTAAAAATTAAATTTGGATACTTTTTTTTAATTTCATATGCTATATGTTCCTCATAGATTCCGTATCTATCATAATAATTTCCTGTATTATTTGGAAGTATGTATCTTCCATATTTTGAATTTAATTTAAAATTTGATTTAGATATAGGAGTACCTAAAACTGTTATGCTAACTATATTATCCATATATTCTCCTTTAATAAAAGATTTAGAATAATTAATTTGATAATAAAAAAATTTTTAATTATAATATTAATATAGGATATAATAAAAATTGGAAATTTTCAAATTTTATATTTTAGAGAGGGCAACTAATGAAGGATATGCTAGTTTTATCAATAGAAACAAGTTGTGATGAAACGTCTATTGCAGTAGTTAAGAATGGAAGAGATATATTGTCAAATAAAATTTTATCTCAGATAGATATACATAATGAATTTGGTGGAGTTGTTCCTGAAATTGCATCAAGGAAGCATTTAGAAGTTATAAATATGGTTTTAGATGAAGCTTTAAAAGAGGCAAATATAAAATTAGATGATATAGATTTAATAGCTTCTACATATGGACCTGGACTTGTAGGGGCGTTATTAGTTGGACTTCAATATGCAAAAGGATTGAGTTATGCTTTAAATAAGGATTTTATTGGAGTAAATCATATAGAAGGTCATATAAGTTCTTGTTATTTGGAGCATAAGGAGTTAGAGCCTCCTTTTATGAGTTTAGTTGTATCTGGAGGACACACCATGATATTAAATGTAAAAGATTATGGAGTTTATGAAAAAATAGCTGAAACTCGTGATGATGCAATTGGGGAGGTTTTTGATAAAGTTGCAAGAAAACTTGGATTATCTTATCCAGGAGGTCCTAACATAGAGAGGCTTGCAAAACTTGGAGATGAGGATGCAATTAAATTTCCTCAAAGTAGATTTGAAGATGATACTTTGGATTTTTCATATAGTGGGATTAAATCTTCAGTACTTAATTATATAAATCAGTGTAATTCAAAGGGTATTTATATAAATAAGGAAGATGTATGTGCTTCTTTTCAAAAGACTTCTATTGATATGTTGATTAAAAATGTTGAAAAAGCTTTTGATAAATATGGTGGGAAAAAACTTTGTATTGTTGGGGGGGTTTCTTCTAATAATTATTTAAGGAATAAATTTTTAAGTTATTTTAAGGATATTGAGATATACTATCCAAGTAAAGAGTTATGTACAGATAATGGGGCAATGATTGCATCTGCTGCTTATTACTCATTTTTAAGGAATGGAAGAAGTGAATATACTCTTAATGCATCATCTAATTTAAAATTTTAGAGATAAGGTAATAAAGTATGAAGTTTATAGAGCATTCAAATTCTGTATATAAAAGCAATAAAAAATTTATAAGCCCCAAACAAAAAAAAATTAGGAGAATTATTCTAGAGCTTAGTATTTTTATTATAATATTAACTATTTTACTAGGTATTTTAAGTGAGGTTATACAGAGTAATAATCTTATTTCATCATTAAGAAAATCTCATAGGCTTAGTGGATATGGTAAATATAAAGTAGCTTACGCAGTATCTGGAAGTGGAGATAATTTAGTGTTATTTGAGTCTGATATAGGAGAAACACTTCTTGAATGGAATCCAATAGTTAGGGAATCTATAAGTGGTGTCAGAATGCTTTATTATGATAGATTTGGATATGGTGGAAGTGAAAAGTATAAAGAAAAGTTATCGATAGAAACACAGGTGGATATTTTAAATAATCTTGTGGATAATACGGGATATGATGGTAAACAAATACTTGTTAGCGAAGGATATGGTTCTCTTATACATATGGAATATTTGGATAAATATAAGGATAAAGTAGGAGGAGTTATATTTATCAATCCCACTATATTTAATTATAGTGGGATTAACGGTTTAAAGAAAATAGAGAATGAATTAGTGAGTTTATACTTTAGGATAATTTCGATGCTTAATATTCCGAAATTATTGGATAAAATTTCTTTTCTGAATAACAAATTTATAGATTTATATAGGGAATTGGCTATTTCGAGAAATTTGGATAATTATTTAAGTAGAATGATGAGTAGGGATTACTATAATACGATTCATAGTGAATCTAGAATTATGAATAGGTATTTATCAAATGTAGATTTATCTAAATTTGGTCAATATGATTTACCTGTAATAGTTGTGGAGTCAGAAAGTAATAGAAATCCTGAATATGAAAATATGCTGAAGAGTCACTTTAGTAATTTAGAGATAATATATTTTGAAACAACTGAGAATTTTACATATAATAATTCAGAGTATTTGAGAAATTTAATTAGAAATGTCAATTTAAGATTAATGGAAAATAATTAAAGAGGAGTTAATTTATGGATAATAATTTTGATGAAAGAGAGTATAGTACTTCATCTAAAGATGAAAAAGATACTATTTCTGAAGAAAGTAATGAAATAGTATTAAGAAGTAAGGAAACAAGAAAAGATAAACGTAGTTTTAGTTCTAGTTTTGTTATTTGTTTAGTTATTATATGTTTTGTGTGTAGTTCTGTATTTGGGAGTGCAATTACATTATATTTAGCTCCGAAATTTGCTTTTTTTCAAAAAACGCCACTTTATAGTCAAATAGGAGTAAGCAAGACTCAGTATATTGGTCCTACATATTTTTCTGAAGATAAGGATGTATTAAGTGTAACAGAGATTGTAAAGAGAGTTGGTCCAGCAGTAGTGGGTGTTAGTACGAAATCAATTGTTAATAGAGGATTCTTTGGATTACAACAACAAGAGGGAATAGGATCTGGATTTATTATAAATGAAGAAGGACATATCTTAACAAATTATCATGTTGTTGAAGGAGTTCAAACTGTAAAAATAATATTTTATGATGGCGTAGAAACAGATGGAAAAGTTATAAATTATGATGAATTAAATGATATTGCTTTGATTAAACTTACAGATCCAACAGTTATGGTTCCAGCAACAGTTTCACTTGGAAATTCCGATGAATTATTGGTTGGAGAATCTGTTGTTGCTATAGGATCACCACTTGGAAAAGAATTTATAGGAACAACTACTAAAGGTATAGTAAGTGCACTTGATAGAGATATTACAATTGACGGTAAAACCTTAAAGTTACTTCAAACTGATACAGCAATAAACCCAGGAAATAGTGGTGGACCACTTATAAATTCAAGGGGAGAGGTTATAGGGATAAACACAGCAAAATTTGATAATACTGGAACAACAAGTGTTGAAGGAATTGGTTTTGCAATACCTATAAATCAAGCTAAACAAAAATTAGATGAATTATCGAAACCTATTTTAAGAATTGGGATTAAAGGTAGAGTTATTGATCAGAGTATGTCTAATAATTTAAATTTGCCTCAAGGAATATATGTAGTTGAAGTTGAAAGTTTTTCGAATGCAGAGAGAGCTGGTATAAAATCTGGAGATGTTATTTTAAAATTTGGTGGAAGGGATGTTAAGACATTTGAAGATATAAATAGTGTAAAAGTTAATCATAATGCAGGAGATACTATTAGGGTTGTTGTTTATAGAAATGGGGCTAATCAAGATATTGATTTGATATTAAATGAATAGAAAAGGCATAGTACATTTGTACTATGCTTTTAAATTTTTTTAAATTAAGTTTTCCCACTCTTCATAAAGAGATGATAATATTTGTTTAAGAGAATTTATTTCCTTATTTATTTCGTTTAATTTTTCATAATTTGAGTAGATTTCTTTAAGAGTTAGCTTTTCTTGAAGAAATGAAATTTTTTCCTCAGTTTTATTGATTTCACTTTCGACTTTGAAGATTTTTCTTGTTATATCTTTTCCTTTTTTACTCTTTTCATGAACTCGATTCTTATTTTTTGATTTTGTTTTACCGTATCTTGAATTAATAGTTTCTTCTATTAGTTTTAGGGAATCTTCCTTACTCAATAAATTTTGTTTTGATATATAATAATCGTAATTTCCTAAGTATTCTATTAAGGAATTATTTTTAAATTCATATATTATGCTAGCAACTTTATTTAAGAAATATCTATCATGGGATATGATAAGACATGTTCCTTCAAAATTAATTATAGCATCTTCTAATATTTCTCTTGTATATATATCTAAATGATTTGTTGGCTCATCCATAAATAACACATTCGATTTAGATAATATTATTTTTAAAAGACTTAATCTACATTTTTCTCCCCCACTTAAAAGAGAAATTTCTTTATGTATGTCGTCATCTTTAAATAAAAAATTTGATAAATGGCGTCTTATAACTTG is from Candidatus Arthromitus sp. SFB-rat-Yit and encodes:
- a CDS encoding alpha/beta hydrolase, whose product is MKFIEHSNSVYKSNKKFISPKQKKIRRIILELSIFIIILTILLGILSEVIQSNNLISSLRKSHRLSGYGKYKVAYAVSGSGDNLVLFESDIGETLLEWNPIVRESISGVRMLYYDRFGYGGSEKYKEKLSIETQVDILNNLVDNTGYDGKQILVSEGYGSLIHMEYLDKYKDKVGGVIFINPTIFNYSGINGLKKIENELVSLYFRIISMLNIPKLLDKISFLNNKFIDLYRELAISRNLDNYLSRMMSRDYYNTIHSESRIMNRYLSNVDLSKFGQYDLPVIVVESESNRNPEYENMLKSHFSNLEIIYFETTENFTYNNSEYLRNLIRNVNLRLMENN
- the yedF gene encoding sulfurtransferase-like selenium metabolism protein YedF; this encodes MIELNLRGKNCPIPLVEMRKFINNNKNVDFKIILNNEASFTSIKKFLENNKINYSSNKTGSDFIFEVIFDGNEKLSKNNFQINNFTILVMSELFGNGENDFSKALMKSYFYALSESITLPSNIVFINSGVKLLIDENIIRNIDLLREKGVSIYYCGTCIDYYGIKDKVRTEEIINMYFIVDVLNNSDNVIRI
- the tsaD gene encoding tRNA (adenosine(37)-N6)-threonylcarbamoyltransferase complex transferase subunit TsaD, encoding MKDMLVLSIETSCDETSIAVVKNGRDILSNKILSQIDIHNEFGGVVPEIASRKHLEVINMVLDEALKEANIKLDDIDLIASTYGPGLVGALLVGLQYAKGLSYALNKDFIGVNHIEGHISSCYLEHKELEPPFMSLVVSGGHTMILNVKDYGVYEKIAETRDDAIGEVFDKVARKLGLSYPGGPNIERLAKLGDEDAIKFPQSRFEDDTLDFSYSGIKSSVLNYINQCNSKGIYINKEDVCASFQKTSIDMLIKNVEKAFDKYGGKKLCIVGGVSSNNYLRNKFLSYFKDIEIYYPSKELCTDNGAMIASAAYYSFLRNGRSEYTLNASSNLKF
- a CDS encoding S1C family serine protease, translated to MDNNFDEREYSTSSKDEKDTISEESNEIVLRSKETRKDKRSFSSSFVICLVIICFVCSSVFGSAITLYLAPKFAFFQKTPLYSQIGVSKTQYIGPTYFSEDKDVLSVTEIVKRVGPAVVGVSTKSIVNRGFFGLQQQEGIGSGFIINEEGHILTNYHVVEGVQTVKIIFYDGVETDGKVINYDELNDIALIKLTDPTVMVPATVSLGNSDELLVGESVVAIGSPLGKEFIGTTTKGIVSALDRDITIDGKTLKLLQTDTAINPGNSGGPLINSRGEVIGINTAKFDNTGTTSVEGIGFAIPINQAKQKLDELSKPILRIGIKGRVIDQSMSNNLNLPQGIYVVEVESFSNAERAGIKSGDVILKFGGRDVKTFEDINSVKVNHNAGDTIRVVVYRNGANQDIDLILNE
- a CDS encoding RusA family crossover junction endodeoxyribonuclease; the encoded protein is MDNIVSITVLGTPISKSNFKLNSKYGRYILPNNTGNYYDRYGIYEEHIAYEIKKKYPNLIFNTSLTAILKVFYKYEKKHPDTNNITKSICDGIEKSGIILNDSQITKLFIEEFYDRENPRFELILFENHIFDIDISIKKRSIPLNKVIYTKSKSKRISQERSDIQSNNNDLICHVCENIIKTNDFVKISNSNLILCKKCLKKTI